A single window of Gossypium hirsutum isolate 1008001.06 chromosome A10, Gossypium_hirsutum_v2.1, whole genome shotgun sequence DNA harbors:
- the LOC107895626 gene encoding scopoletin glucosyltransferase — protein MGSDGNQIHAMFFPYMAPGHMMPMVDMARMFAALGAKVTIIITTMNALRIKNVIDRDVKLGRDITLEIISLPSTEVGLPEGCENVVSAPTPEMSIKLFHAIELLQPIIKKLSSDHHPDCIVSDSLCPWTLDIANELGIARIAFNGSGFFNLCLSENITHYEPHKSIELETETFVVPGLPDEVKLTRSQLPDIVKAKNKFSELFDKLNESQRKSFRVLMNSFHELEPGYADHCRNVLGIKAWHIGPVSLVNRDTVDKVDRGEKTSISKHDCINWLDCKKPRSVLYICFGSLTRFNKKQTTEIAYALEASGHSFIWVVGKVLKTSNDEFEDEEQELWLPQGFEDKMKENGQGLLIRGWAPQVLILEHEAIGGFLTHCGWNSILEGVVAGVPFITWPIFAEQFYNEKLVTQVLNLGVSVGNEVWKAWATEDSLVIKSGDDILMAINAVMEDTEEAIDMNKRAKKLGELAKEAVEEGNSSYNDLKRLIEDIKIHRISKSNGVIENSGNE, from the coding sequence ATGGGAAGCGATGGAAATCAAATACATGCAATGTTTTTTCCTTACATGGCACCTGGTCACATGATGCCAATGGTGGATATGGCGAGGATGTTTGCTGCTTTGGGCGCTAAGGTCACAATTATCATCACAACCATGAATGCGCTTCGCATAAAAAACGTCATTGATCGAGATGTTAAATTAGGTCGAGACATTACACTTGAAATCATCTCATTACCTTCCACTGAGGTTGGATTGCCCGAAGGTTGCGAGAACGTGGTTTCAGCCCCAACCCCAGAAATGTCCATAAAGCTCTTTCATGCCATCGAATTGCTTCAACCCATAATAAAAAAGCTTTCCAGTGATCACCACCCTGATTGCATAGTCTCTGATTCTCTTTGTCCGTGGACTCTGGATATTGCCAATGAGCTTGGCATTGCGAGGATTGCCTTCAATGGAAGCGGATTCTTTAACCTTTGTCTCTCAGAGAATATTACACATTATGAGCCTCATAAGAGCATCGAATTGGAGACTGAAACATTCGTTGTTCCAGGACTGCCTGATGAAGTGAAACTCACTAGATCACAGTTGCCAGACATTGTTAAAGCCAAAAATAAATTCTCTGAGTTATTTGATAAGTTAAACGAATCCCAGAGAAAGAGCTTTCGGGTGTTGATGAACAGTTTTCATGAGCTAGAGCCTGGTTATGCAGATCATTGTAGGAATGTTTTAGGAATCAAAGCATGGCACATTGGCCCCGTTTCTCTTGTCAATAGAGACActgttgataaagttgataggGGTGAAAAAACATCAATTTCGAAGCACGACTGCATTAATTGGCTTGATTGCAAAAAACCCAGATCTGTTCTTTACATCTGCTTTGGAAGCTTAACTAGATTCAACAAAAAACAAACAACGGAGATTGCTTATGCACTCGAAGCTTCAGGCCATTCATTCATTTGGGTTGTTGGGAAAGTGTTAAAAACAAGCAACGATGAGTTCGAAGATGAAGAGCAAGAGCTATGGTTGCCACAAGGATTTGAGGACAAAATGAAGGAAAACGGTCAAGGTTTACTTATTAGAGGGTGGGCACCACAAGTGTTGATACTCGAACATGAAGCCATTGGAGGCTTCTTAACGCATTGTGGGTGGAACTCGATACTCGAAGGGGTTGTTGCAGGTGTACCCTTCATCACATGGCCGATTTTCGCCGAGCAATTCTACAATGAAAAGCTGGTGACTCAAGTGCTGAATTTGGGAGTATCAGTTGGCAACGAGGTGTGGAAAGCATGGGCAACGGAGGATTCACTAGTGATAAAAAGTGGGGATGATATTCTCATGGCGATTAATGCAGTGATGGAGGATACTGAGGAGGCAATTGATATGAACAAAAGAGCTAAAAAACTTGGGGAATTAGCAAAGGAAGCTGTTGAAGAAGGCAATTCAtcttataatgatttgaaacgttTGATTGAGGATATCAAAATACACAGAATATCAAAAAGTAATGGAGTTATCGAAAATTCTGGCAATGAATGA